AccgcaaaaaatgccactattgACAACGTTGCTAACTTTTGCGATGTTTTTTCACAGAAACactgctaaagaacatgatctttagcggtgcttttatcacaaatgccgctaaagaacatgacctttagcagcACTTTTTCAcaaacgtcgctaaaggtcatgttctttagcgacgcttttattatctttagcggcgcttttaacacaaacgccgctaaagaacataatctttagcggcgcttttatcacaaacgccgctaaaagtaccGTTCTTTGGCGGCGTTTATGGAAAAATGCCACTaacttttaaaaacatttaaaaatattaaatattaaaatcaaacattattaatataaaaaattaattagtattaaatatatacttttagtcAAAAAGAtagtatttaatcatataataaattaacttttttagtcaaaatattgcaaaatcatgttaatatttaaatagcaAAATTACAAGTTAAAATAGTGCAACTAATTGATTGCAAAAAAAATGCACAAGTTCAAAATGTACAAgaataaacttgaaaatttatagactaaaatggaaattcaaaACCCTTTGAAATTAGATGAAATGGGTTTACTACATCCATATTTACTACATGAGTTTATTGCTTCTATAAACTCAAATTAGACATTGTTGAGGAAATATAACACATTCTGATAAAGTAATAGGCTAATGGATATTTTACTTCTGAGTAGtgacttaattgatttaattcacTCACTGCCATTGAAGGTGATCTCTCCTCTTCAATAGGTTTTTCATGCAAGAACCTACCTCTGAGTAGTGATTGCAAAATTAAGATAGAGTGCTACTAGTTTAGCATGGCAACATGTGAAAACAAAAGGATTTTCATAGAgaaaaaccatatatatatatgaacatcaatcatcaaaacATGTGATCACACAACAATCCAGAAGTGATTTATAAAAGCTAATTCCATCACCGgtatacttttaatattttactttcagGTGCAAATTCAGTGCATGACTATCCACCGCAACACTATTAGAATAAGGGAAATTTAAAAAACACTATTAGAATACCTATTTTCTTATTCTGTCAGCTAATTAAAGCAtaatacatgtttatttttctttatttcgtagggaaaataaatggataacGTGGGCAAACAAATTGTGATTAAAACTAAACTCATCAGATAAGAATGCATTTTAGGGGTAGAAAGTAGGTCTAATTTTATATAGGATATTGATATATAATGGAGTTATTCCTAACAGAAGAAGTTCAACTAAAGAAAATACTAATATGTACAATCTATATCAATTATCAACTAGTAATAGTTTATGAATTAGAGTCAATTATtgaaaaaagatatatattctATGTGACACCAACACCATGCAAGCAGCAATGAATAGGCAATAAAAGAAGTGGAaattatgataatatatatCCAAGAGGAGTAGCGAGtaggatttaatatttaaagatatgGTTGAGATCATTAGGTAGCTAAGATATAGGTCTATGCAATATATATGCCAAATGAAATCAAGCAAGGAAATCATGAACTAACAATGAAGCAATAGTTTACTTACCACACCAAGAGAAAGGTAATGAGGTAGTAAATTGTATTCAGTAGCCCATAAGACAACACCCCAGAAATTCCATATTGTCTCGATTCTTCAGCACACTAAGATGCAAaacaaatgcaaaaaaaaaaatgtaatgggtggacaatttatcaaacaatttagTATGAAGAATAACGAATCCAAAACAAACAAcgtaaaaatcaaataaatcaactGCTAATACCATCGTTGAATCAACTTTAGTTTCAGTGCATTGATAGCTACAACTGCTTTCTCCAGCTCCAGCCTTGGCATATTTTTCAGTCATTGATTGTGCTTTTTGGTTAAAAGCTTGTCTATTATATTTGTATTCCCTACTCTGTAGATTCATCAACATATCAAAAGCAAagggaaaacatagaaaagaataagaaaatcaATTTATCTTGAGAGAAATTCTACATACTGCTACACACATTAGGCCATCTTCAGGATTTACTAACATACATCTCCAAGCagaaaaatgaaacgggagCCCTTAACTCAAGTATGAAGCTCaagtcatttttatattttctagtaATCATGTGGATGCCGACAGTAGAATTCCAGGCACAAATTGTTGATAAGCCCATTGAGCAGACAAAGAACAACattaaaccaaaatccaaaacTAATCCCAATTACATATAGCCGTCAATACATCAACATCAATCAATCTCATTGAAACTGTAGTATCCATTAAAATGAAATCAATCAAGAAAACATGTCACTCCATTTCATTAAAGTTattacaaactaaaaaaaagctAGAAAACAGTGAGAAAAACTACATTAACTAATAAATTGTTGATAAGAAACGTATATAAACATGCAAAAGAAcagattttaaaagaagaagcAATTTTATCCATACGTATATAAACAACTAAATCTGGAAGAATTTGAAGTTCAAGTATGGATAAGATCATCAACTTTGAAAGAGATGTAAGCCTTTttagactaaattgtataaacagaagatatgaaataaatattttatgaaagcACCAAATGCTGTTTATAAatctgaagaagaagaaaggctTAAGATCTGTAAGCccgtacttttttttttccttttaagagtttttatataatatatagtataatCCAACAGAAAATGTCATGTATTTGAGATTCtcttctttatatatattcatatgttATTATCATGTTTACCACTCAAAATGGATTTATCAGGACATAAAAAGGATGATTGTTGGTTTAATTAGTTGCTTGCAAAAGGTTGAATGGAGTTGGGTTACAAGCATGCGATGAAACCAAAAGATCAAAAACAATACACAGATGTGAAAAAGTTACCATAAATGCAGCCATAATATTGAGGATTGTGGTGGTTAAGTTGGGGGATGGATAGAGGCGAAAACTTGCTAAGGCATTGAGTAAAGTGGATTTGCCAGAGCTAGAAGGACCCATGATGGCCATGATTCTACCAGGTTGAGCGCACCCGGTTACTCCATCCAGCAATCTCCTGGTCGGTCCATTCCCAAAGTTGGGCAGCGCCACCGTCAGTTCTTCCCACACCAAGTACATCCTATTTCCTTCCCCTCTCCCTCTCCCCAACCCTTCCTCACCCTGCTGCACTTCTGCACCTCCATTAACACCGCCGCTCACCTCCTCTATCTCCACGTCACCCATCAAATCAAACAATATCCCTCcgtacaaacaaaacaaaaaataagatgAAAGTAAAGCAAtgcaaacaaagaaaataataagtgTCGCTTTTGTGTAGACAATATGCTTAGTTATATATAGTGAAAGAAAGTGTCAGAAAGGAATAGCTATATGGCACTTGCGACTGTGAAGAAGTTAGTTCGGAAAAGTAGGTTTGTCACCAAACCTCTTAGGGTTACGGAGAATTACTGGTTACTCAATACTTGGCTCTTCATACACATGCTTATCGCTTTGCCTGCTAAATACTAATTACAACATCAATGTATGTCTCGGTGAATTGAATAGTAAGAAGTTAAATATCactttttatgttaaatatttacttttttaataaaaacatgagaaataaaataaaaacatagctaAACTACACTGCTATTTATTCAACTATTATGTATTCCAGTTTTGTGTTAGAGAAGAAGCGGGTATGAGCCTTTCAAATGCATGATTTAAAACATGGCGAAGTATTTAAAATGCATAACCACCTAAGAGCACGATCCACaaacaaaatagcaaaaaatagAGCATTTCCAAAGGAACAGGATGCCCAACAGATAAAGATTTATGGTGTCCATGCCACACAAATGGAAAGCAAATCatataaaatcacaaatattacaaacaagGAAAAGCAATTGCTGTAACTTGGACAATAAAAACAAGACACTTAAGATAGTTGAATGGTTCGCGAAATTCAACCAGAGAAACCATACCTAAACAGTTACTCATCTGCCTGATGTGGACTTGATTTCATTCACAAAGAAAAGCGCCGCTAGAAGCTGAAGCACTCACACTTTTGACATCTATCCTGTCATGCAACTTTGAATAGTCGTTAGTTGATGAAAGATCTAACGAGTTCTTTTCACTCACAGCTTcatcatatttttctttgtgGTTTAAAAATCACAAAGATCCACCAATCAATTGAGTAAACCAGATTCGAAtcgttaaaaaaagaaaactaaaattttttttaaaaaaaacacaaaaacataaaagaatgACCTAATTCACGGAGCCTCGAGTCTTTTAGATCCGTGATGGAATTGCATAGAGCAGCTAAACCTTGTGGATTAACAAAAGTTCTGCAGAGAAAAATCTAGGGATTAACAAAAGTTCTGCGGAGAAAAATCTAGGGTTCCAAATTTAGGCGTTTAAAATCAGGGTTGAGGAAGAAAAAATGGCAATGGGCATGgagttaaaagtttttatttattaaacctaaaacaataataaatgataataaatgaaaaggacGGCGTGTTGTAAAGTTAGGGGTTTCAGTGgggaaaattagggattttgaaaatttagggaTAATATGGCgcgattttttaaaaaagattcgCGACGTTTTTTGTAAAAACGCCGCTAGTGCTTACCTTTTGCagcgtttttcataaaaacgccacaaaaaatcatttattttgaacaaaacgatgtcgttttgttttgctaaaaatactttattttatctgctaaaaattattagttaagtgattttataaaacatttattattactattttttataaattggatttttataaaaaaactatgtactttcaaaataaatattgtatattctaataagaaaacaaattggatttttataaatatcgtatatttgttataatttggtcctatccaaaatagatagttacctatccatatcaatcattattttttttatttatttatcaatgtttttttaaaatctaatatttaaatatatcaaatggtttaaatttcatcatttaacaaatctcaagtaaatcttaaattctaaaccatttaatatatataaagtttatctattatctcttaaataatttaaactataatcataattttaatatattaaaatttatattctctctttacaattatataagaaattatttaatatataaattaaaaacactaattaatctaaaccctaaacccctaacctcTAAACCTTgaaccccaacccttaaaccgtaaaccataaaccataaatcataaaccctaaacccataatccttaaacccataatccataaaccttgAAATAGTAtcttttaaaccttaaaccctaaactatataccacaaaccataaaccctaaactataatgataattaatttaatattttaaaattaatactatctcttttacgattatataagaaattatttaatatataaataattaatctaaacccaaaaccctaatttgacccttaaatccctaaaccctaaatccctaactcttaacccttaaacccttaactcctaacccttaaaccttaaatcccaaccattaaaccataatccctaatccatactccctaaaccttaaaatagtaactcctaaaccggccttaaatcttaaataaatcatataccctaaaccaaaaacactaaattatagtgataattaattcaatattttaaaattaatactatctcttttacgattatataagaaatttttaatatataaattaaaaacaatcaagaatcatgtacccaaaaactttaaaattattttaaataatagtattttaatttttccatgtgctttatttcaaattatttctacgtgtcattatatttttcgaaaattttaaatattcaattagaaataaattgaattttatttaattaatataaataaaccaattaagataaaatatttttagcggcgctttttcaaaaataccGCTAAAGcaccgagcattagcggtgctttttcaaaaacgccgctaaagcccctagcattagcggcgctttctcaaaaaacgccgctaaagaacgaaacattagcggcgcttgttcaaaaacgccgctaaagaaccagcattagcggcgcttttttgaAAACGCCGCCAAAGACCCGAAAGGTAAGAAAATGACGCCGTTGGGCTTTGGTTTTTTACGGTGTTTTTcgtaaaaacgccgctaatgctcgatctttagtggcgatttccataaagcgccgctaatgctcgatttttaccagcgttttttgtccaagtgtcgttaaaagcctattttgttgtaatgtctaactttaaaattgttgaattaTCATTTTAGACCTTTGGCTAATTGCACTTTAAGTCCTAAAGCCTTTGGCCAATTAAGATTCTATAGCAATTGGACTTTATGATTTAGTCTCTgagccttaattaactattaattctataaaattattggaccaaactttaatatatttttatatcaacctcataaatattaatatttaatatttactgactTGGTTTACGGAAATAGGGTTCCAAAATCACCTTTTTCCAGTACCACTAAAAAACTGGTAAttacaaaaatcatattttctgACACCTTTGGAAACCAGGTCATTACAATTCTCCTTCCCTTAAGAAACTTCGGCTTTGAAATTTACTTGGAAAGAGAAGGGGATACTAAGTTCTTATCGGCTTTTCTggttcccaagtagcttcttcCATACTATGATTGCGCCATAGGACTTTCACAATGGCACACACTTGTTTCTTAACTCTTTTACTCCTCGAGATCAGATCTTGATTGACTCTTATTCATAAGACAAATCGGGTTGCACTTCAATCGCCTCTATGGGTATAACATGGGATGGATCAGATCGATACCATTGAAGCATAGATACATGGAACACATTGTGGATCTTTCGTAACTTAGATGGTAGAGCTAAACAATAGGCAACCATCCCCAATTTTTCGATGATTTCGTACGGCCCGATAAATCTGGGACTTAGCTTTCCTTTGCAGCCAAACTACAACACTTTCTTCCATGGAAAGACTTCTAGAAATACTTTTTCGCCCACATCATATTCAATTACTTTCCATTTCAGATCAAcataagatttttttatatttaatgttgCTTTTAATCTTCCTTTTATTATCTTTACCAAATCTTCTAATTCTTGCACCATTTCTAGCCTAATCATCTTTTTCTTACTCAAATCTGACTAACACAAAGGTTTTCTACACCGTTTTGCCATATAAAGCTTCGTATAGAGCCATTTGAATGCTCTAttggaaactattattatacacAAATATGGATAAAGGTAAACAACCCCAACTAGCTTCAAACTCAATGATACAGGCTCGAAGCATATCTTCTAACACCTAGATAACACGTTTAGATTGGTTGTCAGATTTAGTATGAAAAGTGCAACACACAACTTTGGCAGGTCCTAAATTTGGCAAGTTAATCGATAGAAATCTGAGTGACATAGTCCTATCCGTCCAATTTATGCTCTAGGCATATACTTTAGGTGCATAGTTGATGTTAGAGTATCAGGTAAGGATTATTCTCTGAATTTATGAAGATGTATAAAAGAAGAGATTGGTATGagtatttagggtttttgggtAATATGGGTATCGCCAAAGGTATAGTACGCCACGTTTGTTTAGTTACTATGCTAGTTAAGTTCTAACGAGATGGCCAGGAATGAACAAAGGgatgaatcaaatatatataaagatattgGATTCTAGTATGTGTTTCTTTACAGGTGTAACCCATTAATAAAGGTAGTCTTCAAAGTTCCCACTATGAGAACatgggttatatatatatattataatatgggtttgagaagaaaagaaagttacattttttcttccatttaaaACTCT
This genomic window from Gossypium raimondii isolate GPD5lz chromosome 10, ASM2569854v1, whole genome shotgun sequence contains:
- the LOC105778427 gene encoding ATP-dependent permease PDR12 — protein: MGDVEIEEVSGGVNGGAEVQQGEEGLGRGRGEGNRMYLVWEELTVALPNFGNGPTRRLLDGVTGCAQPGRIMAIMGPSSSGKSTLLNALASFRLYPSPNLTTTILNIMAAFMSREYKYNRQAFNQKAQSMTEKYAKAGAGESSCSYQCTETKVDSTMCAEESRQYGISGVLSYGLLNTIYYLITFLLV